Sequence from the Cytophagales bacterium genome:
GACGTAAGGATTCTCTAATATAGCTTCCATTTTTTCGGTATTGGTAACAAAGTAAGGAGAAAGGTATCCCCTGTCGAATTGCATGCCTTCCACAGTTATAACTTCTGTTTCTGTTCCCTTTGCTTCTTCAACAGTGATCACGCCATCTTTACCTACTTCATCCATGGCTTTGGCAACCATAGCGCCTATTTCATGGTCATTATTAGCAGAAATTGTAGCTACCTGCGAGATCTCATTTGATTCGCTGATCTTTTTTGATTGCTTTTTTAAATTCGCAACAACTTCTGTAACAGCTTTGTCAATACCACGTTTTAAATCCATTGGATTTGCTCCAGCGGCAACGTTTTTGATTCCTGTATTGAATAATGCCTGTGCCAGTACGGTAGCAGTAGTAGTACCATCACCTGCTGTATCAGCGGTTTTTGAAGCTACTTCTTTCAATAATTGAGCGCCCATGTTTTCAATCGGGTCTTGTAATTCAATTTCCTTTGCAACGGTTACTCCGTCTTTGGAAATTGCAGGCGCCCCGAATTTTTTATCTAATATTACATTTCGTCCTTTTGGACCTAATGTAACCTTGACAGTGTCAGCTAAGATGTCTACACCTTTTTTAAGCTGTTCCCTGCCTTCTGTGTTGAATAAAATATTTTTTGCCATAATAATAATAATTTTAGTTGGTCTCCCAAGTTACCCCGGGAGATAAGGTTAAATAATTGCGAAAATGTCAGACTCCCTCATTATCAGGTAGTCCTTATCATCAACGGTGATATCAGTTCCTGTGTATTTACCATATAGGATCTGATCACCAACTTTTACCGTCATTGGTTCATCAGGTTTGCCTGAACCAACTGCTATGACCTCACCTTTTTGAGGTTTTTCTTTAGCAGTGTCGGGAATAATGATGCCTCCTGTGGTTTTTTCTTCAGCAGGAGATGCTTCAACCAACACCCTGTCGGCTAAAGGCATGATACTTACT
This genomic interval carries:
- a CDS encoding co-chaperone GroES — translated: MAKKVSIMPLADRVLVEASPAEEKTTGGIIIPDTAKEKPQKGEVIAVGSGKPDEPMTVKVGDQILYGKYTGTDITVDDKDYLIMRESDIFAII